Proteins encoded together in one Cicer arietinum cultivar CDC Frontier isolate Library 1 chromosome 4, Cicar.CDCFrontier_v2.0, whole genome shotgun sequence window:
- the LOC101512299 gene encoding casparian strip membrane protein 1-like — MSTIINVGESSNEKAALIASPARPGGWKKGIAIMDFILRLGAIASSLAAAITMATSDQILPFFTQFFQFEASYDSFSTFQFFVITMAFVGGYLVLSLPFSIVTIIRPHAIGPRLFLIILDIVFLTLATASGASAAAIVYLAHNGNQDSNWLAICNQFEDFCSQTSGAVVSSFVAVVFLLLLIVMSSLILGRH; from the exons ATGTCAACCATCATTAATGTGGGAGAGTCAAGTAATGAAAAAGCTGCTTTAATTGCATCCCCAGCAAGGCCAGGAGGATGGAAAAAAGGCATAGCTATAATGGATTTCATTTTAAGATTAGGTGCCATAGCATCTTCTCTTGCTGCAGCTATCACCATGGCAACTAGTGATCAAATTCTTCCTTTTTTCACTCAATTCTTTCAATTCGAAGCAAGTTATGATAGCTTTTCAACTTTTCA GTTTTTTGTTATTACAATGGCATTTGTGGGTGGCTACTTGGTTCTATCTCTACCATTCTCCATTGTAACCATCATTCGACCTCATGCAATTGGACCAAGGCTTTTCCTCATCATCCTAGACATA GTGTTCCTAACATTGGCCACAGCTAGTGGTGCTTCAGCTGCAGCCATAGTTTACTTAGCACACAACGGCAACCAAGACTCAAATTGGCTTGCCATTTGCAATCAATTTGAAGATTTCTGTTCCCAAACAAGTGGAGCAGTTGTGTCATCGTTTGTTGCAGTGGTGTTCCTTTTATTGTTGATTGTTATGTCCTCTTTGATTCTTGGaagacattaa